A genomic window from Nicotiana sylvestris chromosome 11, ASM39365v2, whole genome shotgun sequence includes:
- the LOC138881127 gene encoding uncharacterized protein, with the protein MRGLGGQISVSYKDLCLFPDVHLPAGFKMPKFDLYDGHGDPIAHLRGFCSKMRGVGGKDELLMAYFSQSLSGSALEWYTRQDHGRWYTWDDLAQAFACHFQYNLEVIPDRLSLTKFEKKHSESFREYGFRWREKAARVDPPMKESKMVDYFLQALEPTYFSHLVSTVGKSFNEVVKMGGMVEEGLKSNKIMSYSAIKATIQAIQGGAGGIIRKKRERMWRQLI; encoded by the coding sequence atgcgggggttgggaggtcaaataaGTGTGTCTTACAAagacctatgtctgtttccagatgtgcatttgccggcagggtttaagatgcccaagtttgatttgtacgatgggcacggtgatccaatagCGCACTTGAGAgggttttgtagcaaaatgaggggagttggagggaaggatgaattgctaatggcatattttagtCAAAGTTTGAGTGGTTCAgcgttggaatggtatacccgacaagatcacggaagatggtacacatgggatgatctagcccaggcatttgcttgtcacttccagtacaatctcgaggtCATTCcggatcgactgtccttgacaaaatttgagaaaaagcacagtgaaagttttagagagtatggtttccgttggagagagaaagcagcgagggttgaccctccgatgaaagaaagtaaaatggtggattatttcctGCAGGCCTTAGAGCCCACTTATTTCAGTCATCTGGTATCGACTGTaggcaaatccttcaatgaagtggtgaaaatggggggaatggtagaagaagggctcaagtcgaataaaatcatgagctattcagctattaaggcaaccattcaggctattcagggcggcGCAGGAGGAATAAttaggaaaaaaagagagaggatgTGGCGACAATTGATttag